The following proteins come from a genomic window of Prionailurus viverrinus isolate Anna chromosome D1, UM_Priviv_1.0, whole genome shotgun sequence:
- the TMEM25 gene encoding transmembrane protein 25 isoform X3, with product MALPPGPAALPHTLLLLPALLSSGWGELAPQIDGQTWAERALRENERHAFTCQVAGGPGTPRLAWYLDGQLQEASTSRLLSVGGEAFSGGTSTFTVTAQRAQHELNCSLQDPGSGRSANASVILNVQFKPEIAQVGAKYQEAQGPGLLVVLFALVRANPPANVTWIDQDGPVTVNTSDFLVLDAQSYPWLTNHTVQLQLRSLAHNLSVVAANDVGVTSASLPAPGLLATRVEVPLLGIVVAGGLALGTLVGFSTLVACLVCRKEKKTKGPSRRPSLISSDSNNLKLNNVRLPRENMSLPSNLQLNDLTPDSREKPADRQMAQNSSRPELLDPEPGGLLTSRGFIRLPMLGYIYRVSSVSSDEIWL from the exons ATGGCGCTgcccccaggcccagctgccCTCCCGCATACACTGCTGCTCCTGCCAGCCCTTCTGAGCTCAG GTTGGGGGGAATTGGCACCACAAATTGATGGTCAGACCTGGGCCGAGCGGGCACTTCGAGAAAACGAACGCCACGCCTTCACCTGCCAGGTGGCAGGGGGGCCTGGGACCCCCCGACTGGCCTGGTACCTGGATGGACAACTGCAGGAGGCCAGCACCTCAAGACTGCTGAGCGTGGGCGGTGAGGCCTTCTCTGGAGGCACCAGCACCTTCACTGTTACTGCCCAGAGGGCCCAGCATGAGCTCAACTGCTCCTTGCAGGACCCGGGCAGTGGCCGGTCAGCCAATGCCTCAGTCATCCTCAATGTGCAAT TTAAACCAGAGATTGCCCAGGTTGGGGCCAAGTACCAGGAAGCTCAGGGCCCAGGCCTCCTGGTTGTCCTTTTTGCCCTGGTACGTGCCAACCCACCTGCCAACGTGACCTGGATCGACCAGGATGGGCCGGTGACTGTCAACACCTCCGACTTCCTGGTGCTGGATGCCCAGAGCTACCCCTGGCTCACTAACCACACAGTGCAGCTGCAGCTCCGCAGCCTGGCGCACAACCTGTCCGTGGTGGCCGCCAACGACGTGGGTGTCACCAGCGCCTCGCTTCCGGCCCCGG GGCTCCTGGCCACCCGAGTGGAAGTGCCGCTGCTGGGCATCGTTGTGGCGGGAGGGCTTGCCCTGGGCACACTGGTGGGGTTCAGCACCTTGGTGGCCTGCCTGGTctgcaggaaagagaagaagaccAAAG gcccctcccgGCGCCCATCTCTGATCTCTAG TGACTCCAAcaacttaaaactcaacaacgtGCGCCTGCCACGGGAGAACATGTCCCTCCCGTCCAACCTTCAGCTCAACGACCTCACTCCGGATTCCAGAG AGAAACCAGCAGACCGGCAGATGGCTCAGAACAGCAGCCGGCCAGAGCTGCTGGACCCGGAGCCTGGTGGCCTCCTTACTAGCCGAG GTTTCATCCGGCTCCCAATGCTGGGCTATATCTATCGAGTGTCCAGTGTGAGCAGTGATGAGATCTGGCTCTGA
- the TMEM25 gene encoding transmembrane protein 25 isoform X2 has protein sequence MALPPGPAALPHTLLLLPALLSSGWGELAPQIDGQTWAERALRENERHAFTCQVAGGPGTPRLAWYLDGQLQEASTSRLLSVGGEAFSGGTSTFTVTAQRAQHELNCSLQDPGSGRSANASVILNVQFKPEIAQVGAKYQEAQGPGLLVVLFALVRANPPANVTWIDQDGPVTVNTSDFLVLDAQSYPWLTNHTVQLQLRSLAHNLSVVAANDVGVTSASLPAPGLLATRVEVPLLGIVVAGGLALGTLVGFSTLVACLVCRKEKKTKGPSRRPSLISSDSNNLKLNNVRLPRENMSLPSNLQLNDLTPDSREKPADRQMAQNSSRPELLDPEPGGLLTSRGTGAWAHGPPLLLPSPCAYARGLWVSKLPGSEAY, from the exons ATGGCGCTgcccccaggcccagctgccCTCCCGCATACACTGCTGCTCCTGCCAGCCCTTCTGAGCTCAG GTTGGGGGGAATTGGCACCACAAATTGATGGTCAGACCTGGGCCGAGCGGGCACTTCGAGAAAACGAACGCCACGCCTTCACCTGCCAGGTGGCAGGGGGGCCTGGGACCCCCCGACTGGCCTGGTACCTGGATGGACAACTGCAGGAGGCCAGCACCTCAAGACTGCTGAGCGTGGGCGGTGAGGCCTTCTCTGGAGGCACCAGCACCTTCACTGTTACTGCCCAGAGGGCCCAGCATGAGCTCAACTGCTCCTTGCAGGACCCGGGCAGTGGCCGGTCAGCCAATGCCTCAGTCATCCTCAATGTGCAAT TTAAACCAGAGATTGCCCAGGTTGGGGCCAAGTACCAGGAAGCTCAGGGCCCAGGCCTCCTGGTTGTCCTTTTTGCCCTGGTACGTGCCAACCCACCTGCCAACGTGACCTGGATCGACCAGGATGGGCCGGTGACTGTCAACACCTCCGACTTCCTGGTGCTGGATGCCCAGAGCTACCCCTGGCTCACTAACCACACAGTGCAGCTGCAGCTCCGCAGCCTGGCGCACAACCTGTCCGTGGTGGCCGCCAACGACGTGGGTGTCACCAGCGCCTCGCTTCCGGCCCCGG GGCTCCTGGCCACCCGAGTGGAAGTGCCGCTGCTGGGCATCGTTGTGGCGGGAGGGCTTGCCCTGGGCACACTGGTGGGGTTCAGCACCTTGGTGGCCTGCCTGGTctgcaggaaagagaagaagaccAAAG gcccctcccgGCGCCCATCTCTGATCTCTAG TGACTCCAAcaacttaaaactcaacaacgtGCGCCTGCCACGGGAGAACATGTCCCTCCCGTCCAACCTTCAGCTCAACGACCTCACTCCGGATTCCAGAG AGAAACCAGCAGACCGGCAGATGGCTCAGAACAGCAGCCGGCCAGAGCTGCTGGACCCGGAGCCTGGTGGCCTCCTTACTAGCCGAGGTACAGGGGCATGGGCCCACGGcccccctcttctcctccccagcccttgTGCTTATGCCAGAGGCCTCTGGGTCTCCAAGCTTCCAGGCAGTGAGGCTTACTGA